The sequence below is a genomic window from Flagellimonas marinaquae.
ACAATGGCTCTCCCGATTTCAAATATTCGACCAACTTGGGCACTTGCTTTGCAGTGTTGTAAAAAGTATAGCCCGTACTGGGTTTGGCCCATCCACCAGCAATGCCGATATTATAAACACGATCGGTGTTGTTTTGATGGAACGGGTAGCAGGTCATGGGAATGCTTCCGTATTCCGTTTCTGTTACACGGTAGTCAATATCACCAAAATTATCTTTAATATATGCTTTTATGGCATCCTCATACTCATATTTTTCCAATAGATTGGCAGAGAAAAGTGTGTATTCCAATAAAGCCTCGTTTTTTGAAAAGGGAAGCAGGTACATAAATCGGGTATTCCCTTTTTGGGGCACGGAAAAATCCATAAAAGTCGCCTCTTCACTATTAAATACCGACTGTTTGGTTTTAATTTGCCACCCTACAAAATGTTGTTGTAAAACTGGGTATTTCTGTTGTTGTAGTGGAATGGACGGATTATAAAGACTGGAAAATACCGTTTGTCCGCCAAATTTTTGAGAAGAAGTGGTCACTAAGACCTCATTCTCTTGCTCTTCGATCTGTTGCACTTCTTCCTGAATCCAAGTAATGTTGGGGAAGGCTTTTACCTTTGGTAAAAAGTAATTGTAGAAGTCAATACCGCGGAGCATTTTGTATGTGTACGGGGCAATTGAAGTTGATTTTTGAAGCTGCTGCCCGCCCACATGGATTGAATCCCATGTTTTATGGATGAGATGGTCGAATTCACCTTTGCCACGTTCCCAAAAGCACCATGTTCTGTCGTTATTGGATTTGTCCGCTTTGTCCAATACCAAGATGGATTTGGAAGCAAAGAACGCATCTTTGCCCAGGGCATTTGCAAGCAAAAGGCCGGAGGCTCCTGCACCTATAATAATGTAGTCGAAGTGGGGCATGGGTTTAAAGATAACCAAACTTTCTTCACCCTAATAAACAGTATACCTTAAACCAAAGAACCCACGGATGCCCTGGTTGGGACCGTAAACATAACTGGGATCAAAAGTAAGGGCATAAGGGTTGTTGGGAGTGGCCACAGCATTACCATTGCCATCAAAGGTGACTTCTTTATCGAATGGGTCGTTGGCACGGGCAATAATAAACGGATTGCCTCGGTTCGGGGTCCAATCCAAAAGATTTTTTATACCTCCATAAAACTCGAAATTGGAAAGACCCTTGTAGGTAAATTGGATGTTCTGAATGCTCCAAGTCGGGGAATATTCATTCCTGGGATCCAACTCCCCCAGTAACGGTAATCGCATAGGGCCATATAAATTCCCTGTATAGTCTACAGTTAAATTGAGCTGGCGGAAGCTATAGGTAATGCCCCAAGTAGCGGTAATGCTTTCGGTAAGGATCTGTTGTTGGCTAATGCCGTTTTCTGTGCTGCTGACATCTTGCCACGTTGCACCGGCCATAAGTTTAAGGCCACTTGGTAAAGCGATGTCCAAATTGGCACTGATTCCCTGCGAAACGGATTTGCCATCAAGGTTATCGTATATAATCTGGTTGGGATTGGTTTCGTAGTCGGGTAGGATTACATTGGAAAACCTGGTGTAGAATGCAGAGGCATCGATTCCCACAAAAGTTCCGTTATTGCTATAAATTTTCTTTAAATAGTTGAGGTTCAGGTTAACGGATCTTTCGGGCTTTAGTTCTTCGGTTATTATAACCTCCCTTGATCCGGTAAGAGCAGCATGATCTTCGGTAAATAGGTTCACAACCCGAAAACCAGTGCCTGCGTTTACACGAAATATATCGTTATCGGAAATCTTCCATTTGTAAGCGGCCCTCGGCGTAAAAATATTTCCATGTCGCCTATCGTAATCATATCGTAATCCAGCCAAAAATGAATGCTTGGGAGCAAACGAGTATTCATCCTGGGCAAAAAAACTGGGAATCCAAATATTATCAGCTTTTATGGTAGCCGGAGTATTGTCATCGTAATAATTGTATCTAACGGCGCTGCCGAACAATAGGTCGTGATTTCCGGAGGTTTTGTCCCAAGTCAACTGGGCAAAACCTATGCGTTGATCCGCTAAATATTCAGTGTCGCCATATACCGAGTTCTGGTTGTGGTCGTTGTAGGAAAACGATAAAAGAAATTTTTCCTCAACAGGCAACTGATATTTTCCCAAAACTTCCCACCTACGCGTGTAAATACTTTCCCCATAAATTTCGTCGCCGCCTCGGAACTCTGGTGTCCATTGCATTTCGCCGCCCCAGCGATCCTCATAGAAAAAACGTCCGGCTAAAGAAAACAATCGGTTGTTTGCGCGCTTAAAGTTCCATTTTTGAAAGATTGAAATACGATCTTGAAGGGTAACATCTGTAAAATTATCATTGTTGTTATCGATCGGGTTATCATAATTAAAGTAATTAACGCCCAAAAGCAGGTCTGTTTTTTTACCGATACCGATTCTGCTTCCAATGTCCAAGTTGTACTCGCCCCAGTCTGTGGCAAAGGCATCGGCAAAAAATTCGGGAGCGCTCAAGGCATTTTTTGTGATGATGTTGATCAATCCACCGACCGCTTCACTACCATAAAGTGAGGAAGCCGGGCCTTTTACGATTTCAATTTGCTCAATAAGGGAGTTGGGAATACCTGTTAAACCGTACACAGTACCCAAGCCGCTCACAATGGGCATGCCATCGATAAGCACAAGGGTGTACGGCCCTTCCAATCCGTTTATGTGGATGTCGCCCGTGTTGCATACGTTACAATTGATCTGTGGGCGAACCCCGTTCACATTTTGAAGCGCATCGAACACACTGGCTGTTGGGTTCTTTTTTAAAAAAGTAGGGGAGTAAACCTCTACTGGAACAGGGCTTTCCAATCGGCTAACGGGTTTTAGGGTGCCTGTTACCACAGTTTCTTCAAGATTCTGTGCCGATGCTTCGAGCCGTATGTTGATGGTTTTAGATTCGTTTTGACTCAAACTGATCGTGGTTTCGTAGGGCAAATACCCTAAAGAAGTAACCAGCAATATATAGTCTCCTGGCGGAATAGCTGTAATCTCATATAGGCCGTCAATATCGGTGGCCGTGCCCATTTTGGTCCCCTTGAGTATAATATTCGCCAAAGGCAAAGGTTCTCCGCTATCCGAAACAGTTCCACTTATGGATGCTGTTTGAGAGAATCCTAGCATTCCAAGTAATCCGATTATAAATAAAGTAATGTGTTTGCACATGGTTTTATGGCTGTATAAATATAAATTTAGACAAAACTAAAAATAGATTTTGTCAAATAAAAATGTATTTTTGAAAAAATATTTTTTTGATGACCCGATCGGAAGAGAATTATATAAAGACCATTTACCATTTGGGAGGGGGAGGATCAAAATCCATCAGCACCAATGCCATTGCCGAACAAATGGATACAAAACCCTCTTCGGTTACCGATATGGCAAAGAAATTGGCCGAAAAAGGTTTGGTGGATTATGTAAAGTATCAAGGAGTGTCCCTCTCCGATTTTGGCGTAAAAACGGCCTTGTCCATTATTAGAAAACATCGGTTATGGGAGGTTTTTTTAGTGGAGAAATTGGATTTTACCTGGGACGAGGTACACGAAGTGGCCGAACAATTGGAGCATATTAAAAGCGAAAAGCTCATCGATAAAATAGATGAGCTCTTGGATTTTCCAAAGTATGACCCGCACGGAGACCCAATACCTACCAAAAATGGCGAATTTCAGGAAAGAGACAAGCAATTGTTGAGTGAGTTGCCTGTAGGGGGCCAAGGAGTTTGTGTAGGGGTGAAGGATTCATCCGTACCGTTTCTCAAGTTTTTGGACAAGAACAAAATAGCTTTGGGAAATACAATTCAAGTAGTGGACAAAGAAGATTTTGATAATTCCCTACGTATTCTAATGGATGGGAACGAAATGCGTATATCGCACCAAATAGCATCAAATTTATTTGTAAAAAAGAATAGTTAATGGAAGTTGTAATCGAATACTTTAAAAGCATTGACCCAATTTTGGCGGCCCTTTACGCCACATTGTTCACTTGGGGACTGACAGCTGCCGGAGCGGGTCTTGTTTTTTTGTTTAAAAGCCCAAACAGGGCTTTGATGGATGGAATGTTGGGATTTACCGGTGGCGTAATGGTCGCAGCCAGTTTTTGGAGCCTTTTGGCACCGGGAATCGAAATGAGCCCTGGCGATGGTTTTATTAAAGTGATTCCCGCAGCTGTGGGCTTTTTAATGGGTGCGCTCTTTATTTTTGGATTGGACAAGGTATTGCCGCATATCCATATTAATTTTAAAATGGATGAGGCCGAGGGTGTGAAGACCCCTTGGCACCGCACCACGCTGTTGGTTTTGGCCATTACATTGCACAATATTCCCGAAGGATTGGCGGTCGGGGTTTTGTTCGGTGGTGTAGCTTCTGGTTTTGAGGGTGCTACCATTGGCGGGGCCGTCGCATTGGCACTGGGTATTGGATTGCAAAATTTCCCGGAAGGATTCGCCGTAGCCGTACCCATGCGCAGGCATGGACTTAGCCGAAGAAAAAGTTGGATGTACGGTCAGGCTTCTGCCATAGTGGAACCCATTGCTGGTGTATTGGGGGCATGGGCGGTATTGACCTTTGAGCCTATTTTGCCCTATGCCCTTGCTTTTGCCGCTGGAGCAATGATCTTTGTGGTCGTGGAAGAAGTTATTCCCGAAACACAGCAGGACAAATACACCGATATTGCCACCATGGGCTTTATCGGTGGATTTATAATTATGATGACCTTGGATGTTGGGTTGAGCTGATCGTTACCCACCGATCAAATCAAAAACACCTTTGGTCAAAAACCGATCGGTTTCCGTTAGTCCGGAAGAGTTCAGTTCGGTGTAGCCATCGAATGTGTTGCCTTTTTCTATCGGGAGACGTTCAAAAACATAGTTTCCATCTTTTTGTTCGATTAAACGGAGTACATAAAAGGTGCCTTCCGACTCGATTACGGCTTCTTCGGGAAGCGATGTATTTTGTGCGGTATCTGTCAAAATCATGGCCTCTACGAACATCCCAGGCAGAAAGTTGGTATCTTCCTCGTGTTCTAAATGACCGTGCACTTGGATGGTTCGTGTATCATCATCTATGGATTTCCCGACCAGATATACCTTGGCATCGAATACATTTTCCGAAGCTTCTGGAATTCGGAAACGTATTTTTTGGTCCTTTTTTACTCTTAAAATGTCCTTTTCAAAAACGGTAAGTTCCAAGTGGATATGATCATTGTCCATAATCTCCAAGATTTCCGTAGCAGGGGAGACATAGCTTCCTTTGGCCACGTTCATTTGGGTAACACTGCCCGAAATTGGGGCGTAAATAGGAGTTACGGAGGTGATGTTGCCCTGTTCCACCTTGCTGGGCGAAATGTTCAGCATTTGTAATTGCTCTTTTAGCCCTTGGTAACGGGCCTTCGCCGTTTCGTAATTGCTCTTGGCCAGAAGATAATTTTTTTGTGAAGCGATTTTCTCTTCAAAAAGGGTCTGGTTCCTTTCAAATTCTGATCTTAAAAAATCCAATTGATTAAAAACCTCCAGATACTCTTGTTGCATCTTCACAAATTCCTGATTTTCCAAGGTGACCACCAATTGCCCTTTTTTTACTTGGTCTCCGATCAGTAAAGAGGTGGTTTTTACAAAACCGCCCATAAATGCAGTGATACTGGCACGATTCTCCGGGGGAACATCTATTGTTCCGGAAGTCTCCACAATTTTTGGGAACGCTCTTTTTTCCAGTTTTCCCAATGTAAAACCATTGGATTGGAACTGCGCCTGTGTTACCACAATTCCGGATGTCCCCTCTTGTGTTTCGGATTCTGTTTCAGGTTTGTTATTGTTACCGCATCCCATCAAAAGGAGGAAAAGTACGGCGAGTGAAAATATATGTTTCATGGTTATAGTGTTATGGTCAAATAATTAATGGCTATTACAGTTTTATTGTACTCGTTGAGGACATCCAGATAGTTGAGTTGGATGTCGTATGCGTTTTCCAAGCTTTGGATGTATTGGAAAAAATCGATTTCCCCATTCTGAAAATTTCCAATGGCCGCTTTCAGAATTTGGTCGGAGAGCAGCCTGCCCTCTTCTTCGTAGTAGGAGAGTTCCTTGGTCTGCTGTTCCAATTGGGTCAATAAGGTTTTGTAGCGTTGGTTCACGACAACGGTAATTTCCGTATTTTCCATCTCCGTTATTTTGGTGCGAATTTTAGAAGACTTTACCCTGCTGCTGTGTCCAAAAAAGAAAATAGGAATACGAACCCCAAATTGGATACCGTAGAGCGATGTTCCCAGATTGTTGTTGGTGCCCTGAAAATATTCAAGGCTTAGATCAGGAAGCAACCTATTTTCCTCCAAGCTTTTTTCTGCATGGCTCATGGCCTGGCGGTTGTCCAAAAATGAAGCCTCGGTGGACATCATTCCTTGTTGGTTGAGCACTTTGAGCTTTTCCGGTTTTTCGGTTAAGATCGATAGCGTATCCCCAGACTGCACCAAGCTCATAATTTGGACATGAGTGGTTAAAATTTCCTGTTTTAACTTGGCGTATGCATTGGCAATCTGTCGTTGTTTTGCTGTGGCAGTTACCTTTTCGAGATAATTGGTCTCGCCTAGTTCAAATCGTCGGTTGGCCGCATGGGCAAATTTTTCGTAGATACTGTCTAAAGTACCATACATTTTAGCTTTTTGTTGCAAGGTTTGATATTCGTAATACGCAGTGCTAAGCGACTGGAAGAGTTGTTTTTTCTTGATTTCGAAAGAAGACTTTTGAAGCTCATGGTTGGTTCTCTGCAATCTATTTTTTGCACTGTACACCGTGGGGAACTCGAACTGTTGCTGTGCCCCAAAAACCCGTAAAGGATTCCCGTTTATGGCAAGGTTGTTTTCGTCGTATAGATAATAAATATCCATTTTGTCGAATTCAAATGCAGTGCCCTTGAGTGCTTCCGCCTGCTCAACCATTAAAGCGCCCGCTTGGATTCCTTTGTTGTTTTCTAAGGAGAGAACCATTAAGTCTTCCAGATTTAACTTGGTTTGCGAAAAACCACTAAAGGAAGAAATAAGTAGGAGAATTGTTAATGCTTTTTTATTAATGCTAAGGTTGCTTTTCATCACACCTAGTTTAGCGTTGTTCACGTATGCATATAAAACGGGCAGCACTACCAAGGTGAGCAGTGTGGCCGATACCAATCCACCGATAACAACAGTGGCCAGGGGTCTTTGTACCTCCGCACCTGCATTGGTGGAAACT
It includes:
- a CDS encoding lycopene cyclase family protein; amino-acid sequence: MPHFDYIIIGAGASGLLLANALGKDAFFASKSILVLDKADKSNNDRTWCFWERGKGEFDHLIHKTWDSIHVGGQQLQKSTSIAPYTYKMLRGIDFYNYFLPKVKAFPNITWIQEEVQQIEEQENEVLVTTSSQKFGGQTVFSSLYNPSIPLQQQKYPVLQQHFVGWQIKTKQSVFNSEEATFMDFSVPQKGNTRFMYLLPFSKNEALLEYTLFSANLLEKYEYEDAIKAYIKDNFGDIDYRVTETEYGSIPMTCYPFHQNNTDRVYNIGIAGGWAKPSTGYTFYNTAKQVPKLVEYLKSGEPLSGFYQKNRFLFYDMLLLDILFEHNHCGHEIFESMFKRRKASLILKFLENETNIWEELQIVTAPRPLPFIRALFKRLF
- a CDS encoding TonB-dependent receptor, translated to MCKHITLFIIGLLGMLGFSQTASISGTVSDSGEPLPLANIILKGTKMGTATDIDGLYEITAIPPGDYILLVTSLGYLPYETTISLSQNESKTINIRLEASAQNLEETVVTGTLKPVSRLESPVPVEVYSPTFLKKNPTASVFDALQNVNGVRPQINCNVCNTGDIHINGLEGPYTLVLIDGMPIVSGLGTVYGLTGIPNSLIEQIEIVKGPASSLYGSEAVGGLINIITKNALSAPEFFADAFATDWGEYNLDIGSRIGIGKKTDLLLGVNYFNYDNPIDNNNDNFTDVTLQDRISIFQKWNFKRANNRLFSLAGRFFYEDRWGGEMQWTPEFRGGDEIYGESIYTRRWEVLGKYQLPVEEKFLLSFSYNDHNQNSVYGDTEYLADQRIGFAQLTWDKTSGNHDLLFGSAVRYNYYDDNTPATIKADNIWIPSFFAQDEYSFAPKHSFLAGLRYDYDRRHGNIFTPRAAYKWKISDNDIFRVNAGTGFRVVNLFTEDHAALTGSREVIITEELKPERSVNLNLNYLKKIYSNNGTFVGIDASAFYTRFSNVILPDYETNPNQIIYDNLDGKSVSQGISANLDIALPSGLKLMAGATWQDVSSTENGISQQQILTESITATWGITYSFRQLNLTVDYTGNLYGPMRLPLLGELDPRNEYSPTWSIQNIQFTYKGLSNFEFYGGIKNLLDWTPNRGNPFIIARANDPFDKEVTFDGNGNAVATPNNPYALTFDPSYVYGPNQGIRGFFGLRYTVY
- a CDS encoding metal-dependent transcriptional regulator, with protein sequence MTRSEENYIKTIYHLGGGGSKSISTNAIAEQMDTKPSSVTDMAKKLAEKGLVDYVKYQGVSLSDFGVKTALSIIRKHRLWEVFLVEKLDFTWDEVHEVAEQLEHIKSEKLIDKIDELLDFPKYDPHGDPIPTKNGEFQERDKQLLSELPVGGQGVCVGVKDSSVPFLKFLDKNKIALGNTIQVVDKEDFDNSLRILMDGNEMRISHQIASNLFVKKNS
- a CDS encoding ZIP family metal transporter, giving the protein MEVVIEYFKSIDPILAALYATLFTWGLTAAGAGLVFLFKSPNRALMDGMLGFTGGVMVAASFWSLLAPGIEMSPGDGFIKVIPAAVGFLMGALFIFGLDKVLPHIHINFKMDEAEGVKTPWHRTTLLVLAITLHNIPEGLAVGVLFGGVASGFEGATIGGAVALALGIGLQNFPEGFAVAVPMRRHGLSRRKSWMYGQASAIVEPIAGVLGAWAVLTFEPILPYALAFAAGAMIFVVVEEVIPETQQDKYTDIATMGFIGGFIIMMTLDVGLS
- a CDS encoding efflux RND transporter periplasmic adaptor subunit encodes the protein MKHIFSLAVLFLLLMGCGNNNKPETESETQEGTSGIVVTQAQFQSNGFTLGKLEKRAFPKIVETSGTIDVPPENRASITAFMGGFVKTTSLLIGDQVKKGQLVVTLENQEFVKMQQEYLEVFNQLDFLRSEFERNQTLFEEKIASQKNYLLAKSNYETAKARYQGLKEQLQMLNISPSKVEQGNITSVTPIYAPISGSVTQMNVAKGSYVSPATEILEIMDNDHIHLELTVFEKDILRVKKDQKIRFRIPEASENVFDAKVYLVGKSIDDDTRTIQVHGHLEHEEDTNFLPGMFVEAMILTDTAQNTSLPEEAVIESEGTFYVLRLIEQKDGNYVFERLPIEKGNTFDGYTELNSSGLTETDRFLTKGVFDLIGG